In one Dioscorea cayenensis subsp. rotundata cultivar TDr96_F1 unplaced genomic scaffold, TDr96_F1_v2_PseudoChromosome.rev07_lg8_w22 25.fasta BLBR01001356.1, whole genome shotgun sequence genomic region, the following are encoded:
- the LOC120256251 gene encoding abscisic acid receptor PYL8-like, with the protein MVGERISGWWSEEETNQAMAAEYVQRFHGHQPAATQCSSALIHRVEAPIQLVWSLVRSFDQPQKYKPFVSRCVVRGDLEIGSVREVDVKSGLPATTSTERLEILDDDEHILSIKIVGGDHRLKNYSSIITLHPDIINGRPGTLVIESFLVDVPEGNTKDETCYFVEKVIKCNLKSLAETSERLALQNHMLPVNC; encoded by the exons ATGGTCGGTGAGAGGATAAGCGGGTGGTGGTCGGAGGAGGAGACGAATCAAGCCATGGCGGCGGAGTACGTCCAGCGCTTCCACGGCCACCAGCCGGCGGCGACGCAGTGCAGCTCAGCTCTCATCCACCGTGTCGAAGCCCCCATCCAACTG GTCTGGTCGCTGGTGAGGAGCTTTGATCAGCCTCAGAAGTACAAGCCCTTTGTCAGTAGGTGTGTCGTTCGTGGCGATTTGGAGATCGGAAGCGTGCGCGAGGTCGATGTGAAGTCTGGCTTGCCTGCCACCACTAGCACTGAAAGGCTTGAgattcttgatgatgatgagcatATTCTCAGTATCAAGATCGTTGGCGGTGATCACAGGCTCaag AATTACTCTTCAATCATCACTCTCCATCCGGATATAATCAACGGGAGACCAGGGACACTTGTGATCGAGTCATTCTTAGTCGATGTGCCTGAGGGAAACACTAAGGATGAGACATGCTACTTTGTGGAGAAGGTGATCAAATGCAACCTCAAGTCATTGGCCGAGACGTCTGAGCGTCTCGCCTTGCAGAATCACATGTTACCGGTTAACTGCTAA